One Ictalurus furcatus strain D&B chromosome 24, Billie_1.0, whole genome shotgun sequence DNA segment encodes these proteins:
- the fam133b gene encoding protein FAM133 isoform X3, producing MLEMEEVKEQLEKKKKGSRALADFEDKMNERWKKELEKNREKILGGGEKKEKEKDKEKEKKEKEKDKDKKEKKKKEKKKSSRHSSSSSSSSSSSDSSSSSSSESEDEDEKKNMKKKRKRKRSSARKASEDSDAESETDSKESSKKKKKKLREEGEKDKDDKGKKDESELDDDGESRKKKRSSEEKEKSTDKSKKKKKRKHKKHSKKKKKKSSGSDVDKSAGVWHPD from the exons ATgctggaaat GGAGGAAGTGAAGGAGCagctggagaagaagaagaaaggctCTAGAGCTTTGGCTGATTTTGAGGATAAAATGAACGAG AGATGGAAGAAGGAACTGGAGAAAAACCGAGAGAAAATCCTGGGAGGGggtgagaagaaagaaaaagagaaagacaaggagaaggaaaagaaagagaaagaaaaggataaAGACAAGAAAGAG aaaaagaaaaaggaaaagaaaaaatccaGTAGG CAttcttcgtcttcttcctcctcctcatcgaGTTCTGATTCCTCCAGCAGCTCGTCATCCGAGTCTGAAGATGAG GATGAAAAGAAGAACATGAAGAAGAAACGGAAAAGGAAGCGATCCTCGGCACGTAAAGCGTCAGAAGACTCTGATGCAGAGTCAGAAACGGACAGCAAG GAATCgtccaaaaagaaaaagaaaaaactcagggaggagggagagaaagataaG GACGACAAGGGCAAAAAGGACGAGTCTGAATTAGACGACGAT GGTGAATCCAGAAAGAAAAAACGCAGTAgtgaagagaaggagaagagcaCA GACAAatcaaagaaaaagaagaagcggAAGCATAAAAAACAcagcaagaagaaaaagaagaagagctCAGGGTCAGATGTAGACAAGAGTGCAGGAGTGTGGCATCCTGACTGA
- the fam133b gene encoding protein FAM133 isoform X4 encodes MREEVKEQLEKKKKGSRALADFEDKMNERWKKELEKNREKILGGGEKKEKEKDKEKEKKEKEKDKDKKEKKKKEKKKSSRHSSSSSSSSSSSDSSSSSSSESEDEDEKKNMKKKRKRKRSSARKASEDSDAESETDSKESSKKKKKKLREEGEKDKDDKGKKDESELDDDGESRKKKRSSEEKEKSTDKSKKKKKRKHKKHSKKKKKKSSGSDVDKSAGVWHPD; translated from the exons ATGAG GGAGGAAGTGAAGGAGCagctggagaagaagaagaaaggctCTAGAGCTTTGGCTGATTTTGAGGATAAAATGAACGAG AGATGGAAGAAGGAACTGGAGAAAAACCGAGAGAAAATCCTGGGAGGGggtgagaagaaagaaaaagagaaagacaaggagaaggaaaagaaagagaaagaaaaggataaAGACAAGAAAGAG aaaaagaaaaaggaaaagaaaaaatccaGTAGG CAttcttcgtcttcttcctcctcctcatcgaGTTCTGATTCCTCCAGCAGCTCGTCATCCGAGTCTGAAGATGAG GATGAAAAGAAGAACATGAAGAAGAAACGGAAAAGGAAGCGATCCTCGGCACGTAAAGCGTCAGAAGACTCTGATGCAGAGTCAGAAACGGACAGCAAG GAATCgtccaaaaagaaaaagaaaaaactcagggaggagggagagaaagataaG GACGACAAGGGCAAAAAGGACGAGTCTGAATTAGACGACGAT GGTGAATCCAGAAAGAAAAAACGCAGTAgtgaagagaaggagaagagcaCA GACAAatcaaagaaaaagaagaagcggAAGCATAAAAAACAcagcaagaagaaaaagaagaagagctCAGGGTCAGATGTAGACAAGAGTGCAGGAGTGTGGCATCCTGACTGA
- the fam133b gene encoding protein FAM133 isoform X1, translated as MGKRDNRVPYMNPIAAARARGPTPASGPTIQDYLSRPRPTWEEVKEQLEKKKKGSRALADFEDKMNERWKKELEKNREKILGGGEKKEKEKDKEKEKKEKEKDKDKKEKKKKEKKKSSRHSSSSSSSSSSSDSSSSSSSESEDEDEKKNMKKKRKRKRSSARKASEDSDAESETDSKESSKKKKKKLREEGEKDKDDKGKKDESELDDDGESRKKKRSSEEKEKSTDKSKKKKKRKHKKHSKKKKKKSSGSDVDKSAGVWHPD; from the exons ATGGGAAAGCGGGACAACCGAGTG CCGTACATGAACCCCATAGCTGCTGCTCGAGCCAGAGGACCCACACCTGCCAGCGGCCCCACTATACAGGACTATCTCAGCAGACCTCGACCAACATG GGAGGAAGTGAAGGAGCagctggagaagaagaagaaaggctCTAGAGCTTTGGCTGATTTTGAGGATAAAATGAACGAG AGATGGAAGAAGGAACTGGAGAAAAACCGAGAGAAAATCCTGGGAGGGggtgagaagaaagaaaaagagaaagacaaggagaaggaaaagaaagagaaagaaaaggataaAGACAAGAAAGAG aaaaagaaaaaggaaaagaaaaaatccaGTAGG CAttcttcgtcttcttcctcctcctcatcgaGTTCTGATTCCTCCAGCAGCTCGTCATCCGAGTCTGAAGATGAG GATGAAAAGAAGAACATGAAGAAGAAACGGAAAAGGAAGCGATCCTCGGCACGTAAAGCGTCAGAAGACTCTGATGCAGAGTCAGAAACGGACAGCAAG GAATCgtccaaaaagaaaaagaaaaaactcagggaggagggagagaaagataaG GACGACAAGGGCAAAAAGGACGAGTCTGAATTAGACGACGAT GGTGAATCCAGAAAGAAAAAACGCAGTAgtgaagagaaggagaagagcaCA GACAAatcaaagaaaaagaagaagcggAAGCATAAAAAACAcagcaagaagaaaaagaagaagagctCAGGGTCAGATGTAGACAAGAGTGCAGGAGTGTGGCATCCTGACTGA
- the fam133b gene encoding protein FAM133 isoform X2: protein MGKRDNRVPYMNPIAAARARGPTPASGPTIQDYLSRPRPTWEEVKEQLEKKKKGSRALADFEDKMNERWKKELEKNREKILGGGEKKEKEKDKEKEKKEKEKDKDKKEKKKKEKKKSSRHSSSSSSSSSSSDSSSSSSSESEDEDEKKNMKKKRKRKRSSARKASEDSDAESETDSKDDKGKKDESELDDDGESRKKKRSSEEKEKSTDKSKKKKKRKHKKHSKKKKKKSSGSDVDKSAGVWHPD, encoded by the exons ATGGGAAAGCGGGACAACCGAGTG CCGTACATGAACCCCATAGCTGCTGCTCGAGCCAGAGGACCCACACCTGCCAGCGGCCCCACTATACAGGACTATCTCAGCAGACCTCGACCAACATG GGAGGAAGTGAAGGAGCagctggagaagaagaagaaaggctCTAGAGCTTTGGCTGATTTTGAGGATAAAATGAACGAG AGATGGAAGAAGGAACTGGAGAAAAACCGAGAGAAAATCCTGGGAGGGggtgagaagaaagaaaaagagaaagacaaggagaaggaaaagaaagagaaagaaaaggataaAGACAAGAAAGAG aaaaagaaaaaggaaaagaaaaaatccaGTAGG CAttcttcgtcttcttcctcctcctcatcgaGTTCTGATTCCTCCAGCAGCTCGTCATCCGAGTCTGAAGATGAG GATGAAAAGAAGAACATGAAGAAGAAACGGAAAAGGAAGCGATCCTCGGCACGTAAAGCGTCAGAAGACTCTGATGCAGAGTCAGAAACGGACAGCAAG GACGACAAGGGCAAAAAGGACGAGTCTGAATTAGACGACGAT GGTGAATCCAGAAAGAAAAAACGCAGTAgtgaagagaaggagaagagcaCA GACAAatcaaagaaaaagaagaagcggAAGCATAAAAAACAcagcaagaagaaaaagaagaagagctCAGGGTCAGATGTAGACAAGAGTGCAGGAGTGTGGCATCCTGACTGA
- the hepacam2 gene encoding HEPACAM family member 2, with translation MLSPVPPSSQKSHRSMEHKQRADMGSVAAVMNLLLCAMQLISGANTELISVPSVVNGIIGKPLYVAVEKHFTEEGVQFQGSWFQMSPKRILMVMFDNNGVIHNMRLKETVTRITPANISLSFTCLDEADDGDYQLEFNIFHTGHNESETIIRNVRITVNVPLSIPVVEKSAKGTLVEDQNNVTLTCTVEKGTKPQFEWFRNNRPVNPSTRHVFLQNNSTLYISPVKKEDIGAYSCAVSNPISHYRSKVMELNVFYGPYNLEVSCEQGLKTGEVFTVNQGEIVSFDCVADSNPPNTCVWISRHDNSTEVLKTGPRFEVASLTLGHATKFLCRAFNNVTNKQDETQFTLVVANLGKGRENLVQEETAVSSLAAVTIFSLLIIVCMLIVLFRKSCHPKRVFMKIYSRPIPEQKGLHRSGHEDATEDFGIYEFVSIPGKMESRQASCRSLTRLDSARDLHTIYDVIKHVPETPTLSLLK, from the exons ATGCTGTCACCAGTTCCCCCTTCTAGTCAGAAGTCACACAGATCTATGGAACACAAGCAGCGAGCAGACATGGGATCTGTGGCAGCTGTCATGAATCTGCTCCTATGTGCCATGCAGCTCATCTCAG GTGCTAACACAGAGCTTATTTCTGTGCCTTCCGTCGTGAATGGGATCATTGGCAAGCCGCTCTATGTCGCAGTggaaaaacattttactgaagAAGGAGTGCAGTTCCAGGGCTCCTGGTTTCAGATGAGCCCTAAACGCATTCTTATGGTTATGTTCGATAACAACGGAGTGATCCATAACATGCGCCTGAAGGAAACAGTGACGCGCATCACTCCGGCCAACATCTCTCTGAGCTTTACGTGTTTGGATGAAGCAGATGATGGAGACTACCAGCTAGAGTTCAACATATTCCACACTGGTCATAATGAATCTGAGACTATTATCAGGAACGTGAGGATTACAGTGAACG TGCCTCTTTCCATCCCTGTGGTTGAGAAAAGCGCCAAAGGAACGCTTGTGGAAGACCAGAACAATGTTACCCTGACCTGCACCGTGGAGAAAGGAACTAAGCCTCAATTTGAGTGGTTTAGAAACAACCGTCCGGTCAACCCAAGCACACGTCATGTCTTCTTGCAGAACAACAGCACCCTGTACATTAGCCCGGTGAAGAAGGAGGATATTGGCGCGTACAGTTGTGCAGTCAGTAACCCCATCAGCCATTACCGAAGTAAAGTCATGGAGCTCAATGTGTTCT ATGGCCCCTACAACCTGGAAGTGAGCTGTGAACAGGGTCTGAAAACTGGCGAGGTGTTCACCGTAAATCAGGGCGAGATAGTATCTTTCGACTGCGTGGCCGACTCGAACCCCCCCAACACCTGTGTGTGGATTTCTAGACATGACAACAGCACAGAAGTGCTCAAGACCGGCCCTCGCTTTGAGGTGGCGTCTCTCACTCTGGGCCACGCCACGAAGTTCTTGTGCAGGGCTTTTAACAACGTAACCAATAAACAGGATGAGACTCAATTCACACTTGTGGTAGCCAATCTTGGCAAAG GCAGAGAAAATCTTGTCCAGGAAGAAACTGCAGTGTCGTCTTTAGCTGCCGTCACCATCTTCTCATTACTCATTATTGTCTGCATGCTAATTGTGCTCTTCAGGAAGTCCTGCCATCCGAAAAGAG TGTTCATGAAAATCTACAGCAG GCCTATCCCAGAACAGAAAGGTCTACATCGCTCAG GCCATGAGGATGCCACTGAAGATTTTGGCATCTATGAATTCGTTTCCATACCTGGGAAAATGGAGTCCAGGCAG GCATCCTGCAGATCTCTGACACGGCTCGATTCAGCCCGAGATTTGCATACCATCTATGATGTCATCAAACATGTTCCTGAAACTCCAACACTGAGTCTGCTGAAGTGA